In Tubulanus polymorphus chromosome 2, tnTubPoly1.2, whole genome shotgun sequence, a single window of DNA contains:
- the LOC141898289 gene encoding receptor-type tyrosine-protein phosphatase epsilon-like isoform X1 has translation MVSITVCWLFLLICATYDSVNGNVFGDDGIFPCRCAGNDTCDKQTGECPATGCADGWFGPGCQIGDVMKDAERIFQSTDNGSHIAQLAIDGNYSTFSKTHSMRMPQWGALLRDKYVINSIIVYNNERCISNENSCPKLSGYRLVIKNRTTQKSENCMKIPDSFIYDKTFTCFRPLVGDNVVLKYIHFEKEKIEIAEIEAIGYKYIPIDTCPTNRTKKIGCLTDCRCKNPIEICDYYGRCNSGCRDHYTGYSCLEELRVRHAPVVRNIAQTTAIIEWEPYIGSMIDSVNGSILEPMNYTVRVNGSEYKGVQSPHQITDLRPNRIYQVNVTVNATLQSGLIKQGTYSPNIHFKTQCEESRQPDIISTSDLGRRKKDKKIIVLFSWRDVFVCDEKVKSYRVKWRYIGDIADEVKKVYANNTKLALKPMKNYTIQVQIIRKPRIIEGAQYFYQINGTAKIYGPKSHWKLIASISGCLMMAMIIFIVLGVVCGKRESRVDAVSRSDETTEQDTGIELISRTVSCEDGTPIHSLLNYVKLHARKDNQLFKEEFNNFQRVYGVVSAVANENPDKNRYPTVVPYEGNRVVLKDTSEYINASRIQGFKQGDHFIVCQGPLPSTVNDMWRMIWQENCQLIIMLTDLTEGVPPQDMCYQYWPSEGSHTYGDVTVTWFNTKIQNDLTTYVLKVDKDGNCRQVELKQLHRWSENEVPNRSCSVVKLIRSIQPYLAKAPIVVHCNSGAGRSGTFIALDMLLKQASRTERVDVGGTITKLREQRPEMVQTLEQYVFLHLALLEEYVVKDCAIPTDQFLKEYQKITTAGTTKDSVDSKLQDQFQIIDLMRPVSNREKCAVALNPMNSFKNRSPLILPADCHRVPLVAALQTQTDDRSDYINATFVRTPILQGNDAIIVTQMPMNETVSDFWRMIKDRSCNCIVMLNQLVEGQSDPYWPTSGQVESYGDIQIAVSIQTEVEKGIVVRDIQLSSNISPGSAGHTVRHFHLTGWAYHQIIPPAELIFALVNRVREWRNTMGNGLLTVHCLYGSDRAGVFCGAFDVVQQLVLKKSEIHIFHMVQQLQKIRYQFISRIEEYRCLLDIAKMFLKQNDDRFK, from the exons ATGGTTTCGATCACGGTCTGTTGGTTATTTCTACTGATTTGTGCCACCTACGATTCAGTAAACG GGAATGTTTTTGGTGACGATGGAATTTTTCCGTGTCGATGTGCTGGTAATGATACGTGTGATAAACAAACGGGAGAATGTCCAGCCACTGGTTGCGCAGACGGCTGGTTCGGACCTGGCTGTCAAATAG GTGACGTTATGAAAGATGCCGAACGAATATTCCAGTCAACCGATAACGGGTCACATATAGCGCAATTGGCAATTGATGGAAATTACAGCACATTCTCTAAAACACATTCAATGAGGATGCCGCAGTGGGGAGCTTTGCTTCGGGATAAATATGTGATCAACTCAATCATAGTATACAACAATGAACGATGTATTTCTAATGAAAACTCTTGCC CTAAATTGTCTGGCTACAGACTCGTTATCAAAAACAGAACCACACAGAAATCCGAAAACTGTATGAAAATTCCAGATTCATTCATATACGATAAGACATTCACTTGTTTCCGTCCTTTGGTTGGAGATAATGTTGTtcttaaatatatacatttcgaaaaagagaaaatagaaatagctGAAATTGAAGCTATCGGTTACAAGTATATCC CAATAGACACATGTCCGACAAATCGCACCAAGAAGATCGGCTGCCTTACTGATTGTCGCTGTAAGAATCCTATTGAAATATGTGATTACTATGGAAGGTGTAATTCAGGTTGCAGAGATCATTACACTGGGTATTCTTGTTTAGAAG AGCTGAGGGTTCGACATGCTCCTGTAGTTAGAAACATCGCTCAAACAACGGCAATTATTGAATGGGAACCTTACATTGGTTCAATGATTGATTCTGTAAATGGTTCAATTCTCGAACCGATGAATTATACAGTTAGGGTCAATGGATCTGAATATAAAGGAGTCCAGTCTCCTCATCAGATCACAGATTTGCGACCAAACCGAATTTATCAAGTTAATGTTACAGTTAACGCAACCCTACAATCAGGTTTAATAAAACAAGGCACTTACAGTCCTAATATACACTTCAAAACACAGTGTGAAG AGTCTCGACAACCCGATATCATTTCTACCTCTGATCTCGGTAgaagaaaaaaagataaaaagattattgtTCTTTTCTCCTGGAGG GATGTATTTGTATGTGATGAGAAGGTGAAGTCGTATCGAGTGaaatggcggtatatcggcgATATAGCAGATGAGGTCAAAAAGGTTTATGCAAACAATACAAAACTGGCTTTAAAACCGATGAAGAATTATACGATTCAAGTACAGATAATCAGAAAACCGCGCATCATCGAAGGCGCTCAATATTTCTATCAGATAAATGGAACTGCTAAAATATACG GACCTAAGTCACATTGGAAACTAATTGCATCTATTTCTGGTTGTTTGATGATGGcgatgattattttcattgttttgggAGTCGTATGTGG GAAAAGAGAGTCCCGAGTAGATGCTGTAAGTAGGTCTGACGAGACTACTGAGCAAG ATACCGGTATAGAACTGATTAGTCGCACGGTGTCATGTGAAGATGGAACTCCGATACATTCTCTATTGAACTATGTAAAACTGCACGCCAGAAAAGACAACCAGTTGTTCAAAGAGGAATTCAAC aattttcaacgTGTTTATGGTGTGGTTAGTGCAGTCGCTAACGAAAACCCCGATAAGAATCGTTACCCCACTGTGGTGCCAT ACGAAGGTAATCGAGTCGTCTTGAAAGATACGAGTGAATACATAAACGCTAGTCGTATCCAG GGTTTTAAACAGGGAGATCACTTCATTGTCTGTCAAG GACCACTGCCTTCAACTGTAAATGACATGTGGAGGATGATTTGGCAAGAGAATTGTCAGCTGATTATCATGCTTACGGACCTTACAGAAGGTGTACCTCCACAG gATATGTGCTATCAGTACTGGCCGAGCGAAGGTAGTCACACTTATGGGGATGTGACAGTTACTTGGTTCAAcacgaaaattcaaaatgatcTTACCACTTATGTTCTTAAAGTCGATAAA GACGGTAACTGTAGACAAGTTGAATTGAAGCAGCTTCATCGTTGGAGCGAAAATGAAGTTCCGAATAGGTCGTGTTCAGTGGTTAAATTAATACGATCAATTCAGCCTTATTTGGCTAAAGCTCCTATCGTCGTCCATTGCAA TTCTGGTGCAGGTCGTAGTGGCACATTTATTGCACTCGACATGCTCCTAAAACAAGCTTCCAGAACCGAAAGAGTAGATGTCGGTGGAACGATTACTAAACTAAGGGAACAAAGGCCTGAGATGGTTCAAACACTT GAGCAGTACGTTTTTCTGCATCTGGCTTTACTCGAAGAATATGTCGTGAAAGACTGCGCAATTCCAACTGATCAGTTCTTAAAAGAATACCAGAAAATTACAACAGCAGGAACAACAAAAGATTCTGTCGATAGCAAGTTGCAAGATCAATTTCAA ATTATTGACTTAATGCGACCAGTATCAAATAGAGAAAAATGTGCTGTAGCTCTTAATCCGATGAATAGCTTTAAAAATAGATCACCGCTTATCTTACCAG CTGATTGTCATCGCGTTCCCTTGGTTGCTGCTCTTCAAACACAAACTGATGACCGATCTGACTACATCAATGCAACATTTGTTCGG ACGCCCATTCTGCAGGGTAATGATGCAATCATTGTTACGCAGATGCCTATGAACGAAACTGTCTCTGACTTTTGGAGAATGATAAAAGATCGCTCGTGTAATTGCATAGTCATGCTCAATCAACTCGTCGAG GGCCAAAGTGATCCGTATTGGCCAACATCAGGACAGGTGGAATCGTACGGTGACATTCAGATCGCTGTTTCTATACAGACTGAAGTAGAGAAGGGAATAGTTGTTCGAGATATTCAACTGTCATCAAATATTTCT CCAGGGAGCGCAGGACATACTGTAAGACACTTCCATCTCACAGGTTGGGCTTATCATCAAATCATACCACCAGCTGAACTGATATTTGCGCTGGTAAATCGTGTAAGAGAGTGGAGAAACACGATGGGCAATGGGCTACTGACAGTTCATTGTTT ATATGGTTCCGATAGGGCCGGTGTTTTCTGTGGCGCTTTTGATGTAGTTCAGCAGCTTGTTTTAAAAAAGTCagaaattcacatttttcatatgGTGCAACAGCTACAGAAAATAAGATATCAATTTATCAGTCGTATT GAGGAGTACAGGTGCTTACTGGATATAgccaaaatgtttttgaaacaaaatgacgatagattcaaatag
- the LOC141898289 gene encoding receptor-type tyrosine-protein phosphatase alpha-like isoform X2 encodes MVSITVCWLFLLICATYDSVNGNVFGDDGIFPCRCAGNDTCDKQTGECPATGCADGWFGPGCQIGDVMKDAERIFQSTDNGSHIAQLAIDGNYSTFSKTHSMRMPQWGALLRDKYVINSIIVYNNERCISNENSCPKLSGYRLVIKNRTTQKSENCMKIPDSFIYDKTFTCFRPLVGDNVVLKYIHFEKEKIEIAEIEAIGYKYIPIDTCPTNRTKKIGCLTDCRCKNPIEICDYYGRCNSGCRDHYTGYSCLEELRVRHAPVVRNIAQTTAIIEWEPYIGSMIDSVNGSILEPMNYTVRVNGSEYKGVQSPHQITDLRPNRIYQVNVTVNATLQSGLIKQGTYSPNIHFKTQCEESRQPDIISTSDLGRRKKDKKIIVLFSWRDVFVCDEKVKSYRVKWRYIGDIADEVKKVYANNTKLALKPMKNYTIQVQIIRKPRIIEGAQYFYQINGTAKIYGPKSHWKLIASISGCLMMAMIIFIVLGVVCGKRESRVDAVSRSDETTEQDTGIELISRTVSCEDGTPIHSLLNYVKLHARKDNQLFKEEFNNFQRVYGVVSAVANENPDKNRYPTVVPYEGNRVVLKDTSEYINASRIQGFKQGDHFIVCQGPLPSTVNDMWRMIWQENCQLIIMLTDLTEGVPPQDMCYQYWPSEGSHTYGDVTVTWFNTKIQNDLTTYVLKVDKDGNCRQVELKQLHRWSENEVPNRSCSVVKLIRSIQPYLAKAPIVVHCNSGAGRSGTFIALDMLLKQASRTERVDVGGTITKLREQRPEMVQTLEQYVFLHLALLEEYVVKDCAIPTDQFLKEYQKITTAGTTKDSVDSKLQDQFQIIDLMRPVSNREKCAVALNPMNSFKNRSPLILPADCHRVPLVAALQTQTDDRSDYINATFVRTPILQGNDAIIVTQMPMNETVSDFWRMIKDRSCNCIVMLNQLVEGQSDPYWPTSGQVESYGDIQIAVSIQTEVEKGIVVRDIQLSSNISGAQDIL; translated from the exons ATGGTTTCGATCACGGTCTGTTGGTTATTTCTACTGATTTGTGCCACCTACGATTCAGTAAACG GGAATGTTTTTGGTGACGATGGAATTTTTCCGTGTCGATGTGCTGGTAATGATACGTGTGATAAACAAACGGGAGAATGTCCAGCCACTGGTTGCGCAGACGGCTGGTTCGGACCTGGCTGTCAAATAG GTGACGTTATGAAAGATGCCGAACGAATATTCCAGTCAACCGATAACGGGTCACATATAGCGCAATTGGCAATTGATGGAAATTACAGCACATTCTCTAAAACACATTCAATGAGGATGCCGCAGTGGGGAGCTTTGCTTCGGGATAAATATGTGATCAACTCAATCATAGTATACAACAATGAACGATGTATTTCTAATGAAAACTCTTGCC CTAAATTGTCTGGCTACAGACTCGTTATCAAAAACAGAACCACACAGAAATCCGAAAACTGTATGAAAATTCCAGATTCATTCATATACGATAAGACATTCACTTGTTTCCGTCCTTTGGTTGGAGATAATGTTGTtcttaaatatatacatttcgaaaaagagaaaatagaaatagctGAAATTGAAGCTATCGGTTACAAGTATATCC CAATAGACACATGTCCGACAAATCGCACCAAGAAGATCGGCTGCCTTACTGATTGTCGCTGTAAGAATCCTATTGAAATATGTGATTACTATGGAAGGTGTAATTCAGGTTGCAGAGATCATTACACTGGGTATTCTTGTTTAGAAG AGCTGAGGGTTCGACATGCTCCTGTAGTTAGAAACATCGCTCAAACAACGGCAATTATTGAATGGGAACCTTACATTGGTTCAATGATTGATTCTGTAAATGGTTCAATTCTCGAACCGATGAATTATACAGTTAGGGTCAATGGATCTGAATATAAAGGAGTCCAGTCTCCTCATCAGATCACAGATTTGCGACCAAACCGAATTTATCAAGTTAATGTTACAGTTAACGCAACCCTACAATCAGGTTTAATAAAACAAGGCACTTACAGTCCTAATATACACTTCAAAACACAGTGTGAAG AGTCTCGACAACCCGATATCATTTCTACCTCTGATCTCGGTAgaagaaaaaaagataaaaagattattgtTCTTTTCTCCTGGAGG GATGTATTTGTATGTGATGAGAAGGTGAAGTCGTATCGAGTGaaatggcggtatatcggcgATATAGCAGATGAGGTCAAAAAGGTTTATGCAAACAATACAAAACTGGCTTTAAAACCGATGAAGAATTATACGATTCAAGTACAGATAATCAGAAAACCGCGCATCATCGAAGGCGCTCAATATTTCTATCAGATAAATGGAACTGCTAAAATATACG GACCTAAGTCACATTGGAAACTAATTGCATCTATTTCTGGTTGTTTGATGATGGcgatgattattttcattgttttgggAGTCGTATGTGG GAAAAGAGAGTCCCGAGTAGATGCTGTAAGTAGGTCTGACGAGACTACTGAGCAAG ATACCGGTATAGAACTGATTAGTCGCACGGTGTCATGTGAAGATGGAACTCCGATACATTCTCTATTGAACTATGTAAAACTGCACGCCAGAAAAGACAACCAGTTGTTCAAAGAGGAATTCAAC aattttcaacgTGTTTATGGTGTGGTTAGTGCAGTCGCTAACGAAAACCCCGATAAGAATCGTTACCCCACTGTGGTGCCAT ACGAAGGTAATCGAGTCGTCTTGAAAGATACGAGTGAATACATAAACGCTAGTCGTATCCAG GGTTTTAAACAGGGAGATCACTTCATTGTCTGTCAAG GACCACTGCCTTCAACTGTAAATGACATGTGGAGGATGATTTGGCAAGAGAATTGTCAGCTGATTATCATGCTTACGGACCTTACAGAAGGTGTACCTCCACAG gATATGTGCTATCAGTACTGGCCGAGCGAAGGTAGTCACACTTATGGGGATGTGACAGTTACTTGGTTCAAcacgaaaattcaaaatgatcTTACCACTTATGTTCTTAAAGTCGATAAA GACGGTAACTGTAGACAAGTTGAATTGAAGCAGCTTCATCGTTGGAGCGAAAATGAAGTTCCGAATAGGTCGTGTTCAGTGGTTAAATTAATACGATCAATTCAGCCTTATTTGGCTAAAGCTCCTATCGTCGTCCATTGCAA TTCTGGTGCAGGTCGTAGTGGCACATTTATTGCACTCGACATGCTCCTAAAACAAGCTTCCAGAACCGAAAGAGTAGATGTCGGTGGAACGATTACTAAACTAAGGGAACAAAGGCCTGAGATGGTTCAAACACTT GAGCAGTACGTTTTTCTGCATCTGGCTTTACTCGAAGAATATGTCGTGAAAGACTGCGCAATTCCAACTGATCAGTTCTTAAAAGAATACCAGAAAATTACAACAGCAGGAACAACAAAAGATTCTGTCGATAGCAAGTTGCAAGATCAATTTCAA ATTATTGACTTAATGCGACCAGTATCAAATAGAGAAAAATGTGCTGTAGCTCTTAATCCGATGAATAGCTTTAAAAATAGATCACCGCTTATCTTACCAG CTGATTGTCATCGCGTTCCCTTGGTTGCTGCTCTTCAAACACAAACTGATGACCGATCTGACTACATCAATGCAACATTTGTTCGG ACGCCCATTCTGCAGGGTAATGATGCAATCATTGTTACGCAGATGCCTATGAACGAAACTGTCTCTGACTTTTGGAGAATGATAAAAGATCGCTCGTGTAATTGCATAGTCATGCTCAATCAACTCGTCGAG GGCCAAAGTGATCCGTATTGGCCAACATCAGGACAGGTGGAATCGTACGGTGACATTCAGATCGCTGTTTCTATACAGACTGAAGTAGAGAAGGGAATAGTTGTTCGAGATATTCAACTGTCATCAAATATTTCT GGAGCGCAGGACATACTGTAA
- the LOC141898290 gene encoding eukaryotic translation elongation factor 1 epsilon-1-like, with protein sequence MAEIQNFAEYLSISLKNASLQNGDQGLAFSSKECGKIQGLATIYKHIAKQGKEDLLGKTIKEQTFISQWLEYRVKNLDKALINERIPHDILKELNGYLADRTFFIGHQISLADIVLFYGLHNVMGHLTFFDKQKYMHLSRWFQQMQFTDRLRQNNPEISFQRNYLYNIELAH encoded by the exons ATGGCCGAGATACAGAATTTCGCTGAATATTTGtccatttcattgaaaaacgCATCATTGCAAAATGGAGATCAG GGTTTGGCATTTTCGTCCAAGGAATGTGGTAAAATACAAGGTTTAGCGAcgatatataaacatattgcTAAACAAGGAAAAGAAGATCTTCTTG GAAAGACAATTAAAGAACAGACATTCATATCGCAATGGTTGGAATATCGAGTCAAGAACCTAGATAAAGCTTTGATAAATGAACGAATCCCTCATGACATACTGAAa GAACTTAATGGATACCTTGCTGATAGGACTTTCTTCATTGGGCATCAGATAAGTCTAGCTGATATCGTATTGTTTTATGGTTTACATAATGTAATG GGACATTTGACATTTTTCGacaaacagaaatatatgCATTTGTCAAGATGGTTTCAGCAG ATGCAGTTTACAGATCGATTAAGACAGAATAATCCAGAAATCTCATTCCAGCGAAACTATCTTTACAACATTGAATTAGCACATTGA
- the LOC141899357 gene encoding kyphoscoliosis peptidase-like, with translation MVSGDKSSAGGEESGEARAGDQYTVFVKKSTAERRQLQKHTKNHCKTLICHPLDKTEKYLMKTKSWSDEVPSSQPKPNVIRAEDLFWSEKAKLFSDIKQLEKIDRQALKASLHLRNNPESLVTYLTQGFSKDFERFRSIFRWVAENVAYDVDSFISGEESPSEPLDVLRTGRAVCAGYANVLRYLCEFVQIECKMITGISKGTNYYPGKPFEIDSKGHPVLNYQKKEYGHAWNIVTLAEKRYLCDVTWAAGTAEEKQGRIPFNKRWNESWFICEPQAFLETHWPMSDKKSAPEMQLMKTPIKSFMDWNQRAHRGIGSYELQTCLFSHKHGVIKTNDNELTIKIKYKFPVQIWATLESVDTGSEFPSYVIPSMQKGIYLIYIRLPEMKKRFKVKINGKPMFYDGEAPSYKIVQYTVESTGILRAQPFPDKLHYLGFTRDEFMRGYCLKKRSTPIITSQSGKAKIKITIPPEDGSKQFHATCMLLSCEKELCSWHYVDKTLNQVIIGLNLPHQGQYLITLYVEKDAPRTVGGSLEAIGYFIVVCSRGGIDKRVLPIKNTAYGASRELYRLNCEIYNQLNGVIKTRNGECVLVMKMPEYGIDVAWGLYIGEQQVNKKECICAETYGRYIRFRFRLPEAGFYHFTMNRTCKSGEHLCAYLIDCKQPYQGELFLSWPREWGTQKLFKQRGFQCINQSCSSVVTTNGKCEFKLKNPRNERTMCSLLNASGDSIPTERLVNKTTTDDVVSFELTLTERGQYAFRISKVKRDDSWDDWLVVYHITCLKPAKLH, from the exons ATGGTATCCGGAGACAAGAGCAGTGCCGGCGGTGAAGAGTCCGGGGAGGCTCGAGCTGGCGACCAATATACCGTTTTCGTTAAGAAGTCGACCGCAGAGAGACGACAACTACAGAAACACACGAAAAATCACTGTAAGACTTTGATTTGTCATCCGCTTGACAAGACTGAGAAGTATCtgatgaaaacaaaatcttGGAGTGATGAAGTTCCGTCTTCGCAGCCGAAACCGAACGTCATTCGCGCCGAGGATCTGTTCTGgtcagaaaaagctaaattattttctgatataaAACAACTTGAAAAGATCGACCGCCAAGCACTGAAG GCATCTTTACATCTGAGGAATAATCCAGAAAGTTTGGTGACATATTTAACCCAAggattttcaaaagatttcgAGCGATTTCGTTCAATATTTCGATGGGTGGCTGAAAACGTTGCTTACGATGTTGATAGCTTCATCTCAG GCGAGGAAAGTCCATCGGAACCATTAGATGTACTACGGACAGGACGGGCTGTTTGTGCTGGATATGCGAATGTTTTACGTTATTTGTGCGA GTTTGTACAGATAGAATGTAAAATGATTACTGGAATTTCAAAGGGTACGAATTACTATCCGGGAAAACCATTTGAGATTGACAGTAAGGGTCACCCAGTTTTAAACTATCAGAAGAAGGAGTATGGACACGCCTGGAATATTGTAACATTAGCAGAGAAACGATACCTCTGTGATGTCACATGGGCGGCCGGGACAGCAG AGGAAAAACAAGGACGGATTCCATTCAACAAAAGATGGAATGAATCGTGGTTTATCTGCGAACCACAAGCTTTCTTAGAAACTCACTGGCCCATGAGTGATAAGAAAAGCGCACCCGAAATGCAG CTAATGAAGACTCCGATTAAGTCATTTATGGATTGGAACCAAAGAGCACACAGAGGAATCGGATCATATGAGCTTCAAACTTGTTTATTTTCGCATAAACATGGCGTAATTAAAACAAACGATAATGAACTAACcatcaaaattaaatacaAATTTCCAGTACAGATATGGGCAACATTAGAGTCTGTAGATACGGGGTCAGAGTTCCCTTCATACGTCATACCATCCATGCAAAAAGGTATATACTTAATATACATTCGATTACCTGAGATGAAAAAGAGATTTAAAGTAAAGATCAATGGTAAACCAATGTTTTATGACGGAGAAGCACCCTCGTATAAGATAGTACAATATACTGTAGAAAGTACAGGTATACTCAGAGCTCAACCATTTCCCGATAAATTACATTATCTCGGTTTTACACGAGATGAATTTATGCGGGGTTACTGTCTCAAAAAAAGAAGCACGCCAATAATTACGAGTCAATCGGGAAAGGCAAAAATTAAGATAACAATTCCACCTGAAGATGGCTCTAAACAGTTTCACGCTACGTGCATGCTTTTGTCTTGTGAGAAGGAACTGTGCAGTTGGCATTACGTCGACAAAACTCTCAATCAAGTCATAATTGGTTTGAATTTACCGCATCAAGGGCAATATCTGATTACTTTATACGTGGAAAAAGACGCCCCTCGGACAGTCGGTGGTTCTCTGGAAGCTATAGGCTATTTCATAGTGGTCTGTTCCCGAGGTGGTATTGATAAAAGGGTTCTACCAATTAAGAACACAGCTTACGGAGCGAGTAGAGAACTTTACAGATTAAACTGCGAAATTTACAACCAACTCAACGGAGTAATAAAAACTCGAAATGGAGAATGTGTTTTAGTGATGAAAATGCCAGAATATGGGATAGATGTAGCGTGGGGTCTTTACATCGGTGAACAACAGGTCAACAAAAAAGAATGCATCTGCGCTGAAACTTACGGCAGATATATTCGCTTCAGATTCCGTCTTCCGGAAGCTGGATTTTATCACTTTACGATGAATCGCACGTGTAAATCAGGAGAGCATTTATGCGCTTATCTGATCGATTGTAAACAGCCTTACCAAGGAGAATTGTTTCTGTCGTGGCCGAGAGAATGGGGTACGCAGAAACTATTCAAACAACGCGGATTCCAGTGTATTAATCAGAGTTGTTCATCGGTCGTTACGACAAACGGCAAATGCGAATTCAAATTGAAGAACCCAAGAAACGAGAGAACGATGTGCAGCCTTCTAAATGCGTCTGGAGATTCGATTCCTACTGAAAGATTAGTAAATAAAACTACGACCGATGATGTCGTCAGTTTTGAATTGACTCTCACTGAACGGGGACAGTACGCTTTTCGTATCAGTAAAGTAAAACGTGATGATTCCTGGGATGATTGGTTGGTCGTTTATCATATCACTTGTCTCAAACCAGCTAAACTTCATTAA